One genomic region from Haloterrigena gelatinilytica encodes:
- the pfdA gene encoding prefoldin subunit alpha has protein sequence MSQQQLQQLSQELQEIEEQIEALEQSVEGVQQQKTETDEAIEALETLDTDSTVQVPIGGGAYLRATIEDIDEVIVELGADYAAELEEDDAVDALESKKENLDDRIDEINSEIAELETESEELEQQAQQLQQQAMQQQMQQMGQGQQPDE, from the coding sequence ATGAGTCAGCAACAACTACAGCAGCTGTCCCAGGAGCTACAGGAGATCGAAGAACAGATCGAGGCACTCGAACAGAGCGTCGAGGGCGTCCAGCAACAGAAAACCGAGACCGACGAGGCCATCGAGGCCCTCGAGACGCTGGATACGGACTCGACGGTACAGGTGCCCATCGGCGGCGGCGCCTACCTTCGAGCCACCATCGAGGACATCGACGAAGTGATCGTCGAACTCGGCGCCGACTACGCCGCGGAACTCGAGGAGGACGACGCCGTCGACGCCCTCGAAAGCAAGAAGGAGAACCTCGACGACCGGATCGACGAGATCAACAGCGAGATCGCCGAGCTCGAGACCGAGAGCGAGGAGCTCGAGCAGCAGGCCCAGCAGCTTCAGCAGCAGGCGATGCAACAGCAGATGCAGCAGATGGGCCAGGGTCAACAGCCCGACGAGTAA
- a CDS encoding ABC transporter permease, with the protein MSWTTIARREYATTGDSRAIRWLLALLAGACVLSGYLYPILGSEPYTTKAFAGFGFLTGSIDYLLPLIGVFLGYGAVVTERTSGQLTLLLSLPYSRRDLVVGKLVGRSLAFATTLVAALAVAGALVVYPFGSLSPGWYLAFVALTVLYGVIFVGIATAISMLTRSKHLATAGAFGAYGLFVLVWRTVRAALVFGLETVGLIDGALPDPALFLFGLNPVTLYDRLVTGFFVDGGAGPYAESSAWYLSEWLALPLFLAWAVVPVALGYLRFRTTDL; encoded by the coding sequence ATGTCGTGGACGACGATCGCGCGCCGGGAGTACGCGACGACCGGCGACTCTCGAGCGATCCGATGGTTGCTGGCGCTGCTCGCCGGCGCCTGCGTCCTGAGCGGCTACCTGTATCCGATTCTCGGCAGCGAGCCCTACACCACGAAAGCGTTCGCCGGCTTCGGCTTCCTGACCGGGAGCATCGATTACCTCCTGCCGCTGATCGGCGTCTTCCTCGGCTACGGCGCGGTCGTCACCGAGCGGACGTCCGGCCAGTTGACGCTGCTGCTGTCGCTGCCGTACAGCCGCCGCGATCTCGTCGTCGGCAAACTCGTCGGGCGCTCGCTGGCGTTCGCGACGACGCTCGTCGCCGCGCTGGCCGTCGCCGGCGCGCTCGTGGTCTACCCCTTCGGCTCGCTCTCGCCGGGTTGGTATCTGGCCTTCGTCGCGCTGACCGTCCTCTACGGCGTGATCTTCGTCGGCATCGCGACCGCGATCTCGATGCTCACCCGGTCGAAACACCTCGCGACCGCCGGCGCGTTCGGCGCGTACGGGCTGTTCGTCCTCGTCTGGCGGACCGTTCGCGCGGCCCTGGTGTTCGGCCTCGAGACGGTCGGACTGATCGACGGCGCGTTGCCCGACCCCGCGTTGTTCCTGTTCGGACTGAACCCGGTAACGCTGTACGATCGGCTGGTGACCGGGTTCTTCGTCGACGGCGGCGCCGGCCCCTACGCGGAATCGAGCGCCTGGTACCTCAGCGAGTGGCTCGCGCTCCCGCTGTTTCTCGCCTGGGCCGTCGTCCCCGTCGCGCTCGGCTATCTGCGATTTCGCACCACAGACCTATGA
- a CDS encoding ABC transporter ATP-binding protein — protein MAAITVENVSKRYGTVTALDRVDLTVDEGEIFGFLGPNGAGKSTLINVFLDFAQPDDGRAAIFGHDCQAESVAAKSRMGVLPDGYTVYDRLTGRQHLEYAIEAKEADVEPMAVLDRVGIRDAADQRAGGYSKGMAQRLVLGMALVGEPDLLVLDEPTSGLDPHGIKRIRTVIREERERGATVFFSSHILEQVEAVCDRVGILYDGELVATDTIEGLRQSVGGTTKLLITVDRAEADVLERVESLAGVERAWPNPEADRVEVTCSNDAKMDVLITLNEAGVDIENFRTEEASLEEMFVEYTSGAN, from the coding sequence ATGGCTGCAATAACGGTCGAGAACGTCTCGAAGCGGTACGGGACCGTGACGGCGCTCGATCGCGTCGACCTGACGGTCGACGAGGGCGAGATCTTCGGCTTCCTCGGACCGAACGGCGCGGGCAAGTCGACGCTGATCAACGTGTTCCTCGACTTCGCTCAACCGGACGACGGTCGGGCGGCGATCTTCGGTCACGACTGCCAGGCGGAGTCCGTCGCGGCCAAGTCCCGAATGGGCGTCCTTCCCGACGGCTACACCGTCTACGACCGACTGACCGGACGACAGCACCTCGAGTACGCGATCGAGGCCAAGGAGGCCGACGTCGAACCGATGGCCGTCCTCGATCGGGTCGGCATCCGCGACGCGGCCGACCAACGGGCCGGCGGCTACTCGAAGGGGATGGCCCAGCGGCTCGTCCTCGGCATGGCATTGGTCGGCGAGCCCGACCTGCTCGTCCTCGACGAGCCCACCAGCGGGCTCGACCCCCACGGGATCAAGCGGATCCGAACGGTCATCCGCGAGGAACGCGAGCGCGGCGCGACCGTCTTCTTCTCGAGTCACATCTTAGAGCAGGTCGAGGCGGTCTGTGACCGCGTCGGCATCCTCTACGACGGCGAACTCGTCGCGACGGACACGATCGAGGGGCTGCGCCAGTCGGTCGGCGGCACGACGAAGCTGCTGATCACGGTCGACCGCGCCGAAGCGGACGTCCTCGAGCGGGTCGAATCGCTCGCGGGCGTCGAGCGCGCCTGGCCGAACCCCGAGGCCGACAGGGTCGAGGTGACCTGCTCGAACGACGCCAAGATGGACGTGCTGATCACGCTCAACGAGGCCGGCGTCGACATCGAGAACTTCCGGACGGAGGAGGCGTCGCTCGAGGAGATGTTCGTCGAGTACACGAGCGGAGCGAACTGA
- a CDS encoding ABC transporter permease has translation MSWRPTARKDFRDSIRSRTIWVLLAALVGLFVLGSAVFGPESGAFPAFVRTAFGNVYGLVPLIGIALGYKAVLYERESGSLVLALSLPQSRRDFVAGKLVGRSLVLGFPLVAGLVVAGAVAAAQYDSAAPASYLVFVGATVLYGVAFVSIAIACSMSFETDRQVLVRAIGLYVALDRVWIWLVDTIVSVLFRFNAPSPIPDWAVALQLASPSEAYRHLVAVRFEVDSAHAHLAAEAPVVINSWTALVVLAGWVLGPVAIGYLRFRDADL, from the coding sequence ATGAGCTGGCGACCGACCGCACGAAAGGATTTCCGGGATTCGATCCGCTCGCGGACGATCTGGGTCCTGCTCGCGGCGCTCGTCGGCCTGTTCGTTCTCGGGAGCGCGGTCTTCGGTCCGGAGTCCGGAGCGTTCCCGGCGTTCGTTCGGACGGCGTTCGGGAACGTCTACGGGCTGGTACCCCTGATCGGCATCGCGTTGGGCTACAAGGCCGTGCTCTACGAGCGCGAATCGGGAAGTCTCGTCCTCGCGCTGTCGCTGCCCCAGTCGCGCCGGGACTTCGTCGCCGGCAAACTCGTCGGGCGCTCGCTCGTGCTCGGGTTCCCGCTGGTCGCCGGACTGGTCGTCGCCGGCGCGGTCGCGGCCGCGCAGTACGACTCCGCGGCGCCGGCGTCGTATCTGGTCTTCGTCGGCGCGACCGTGCTGTACGGCGTCGCCTTCGTTTCGATCGCGATCGCCTGCTCGATGAGTTTCGAGACCGATCGGCAGGTTCTCGTCAGGGCGATCGGCCTCTACGTCGCGCTCGACCGGGTCTGGATCTGGCTGGTGGACACGATCGTCTCGGTTCTGTTCCGTTTCAACGCCCCGTCGCCGATCCCCGACTGGGCGGTGGCCCTCCAGTTGGCGTCGCCGAGCGAGGCGTACCGTCACCTCGTCGCCGTCCGGTTCGAGGTCGATTCCGCACACGCCCACCTCGCCGCGGAGGCCCCGGTGGTCATCAACTCCTGGACCGCACTGGTCGTTCTGGCGGGCTGGGTCCTCGGTCCCGTCGCAATCGGTTACCTCCGCTTCAGGGACGCCGACCTCTGA
- a CDS encoding 50S ribosomal protein L39e: MGKKSKGKKKRLAKLENQNSRVPAWVMMKTDMEVQRNPKRRNWRRNDTDE, encoded by the coding sequence ATGGGTAAGAAATCGAAGGGCAAGAAGAAGCGTCTTGCCAAACTCGAGAACCAGAACAGCCGCGTGCCGGCCTGGGTCATGATGAAGACTGACATGGAAGTCCAGCGCAACCCCAAGCGACGCAACTGGCGGCGCAACGACACTGACGAGTAA
- a CDS encoding 50S ribosomal protein L31e: MSASDFEERVVTVPLRDVKKGANHEAADYAMRLIREHLAKHFAVDEDAIRLDPSINEEVWSNGRSNPPRKLRVRAARFDEEGEAVVEAEVAD, from the coding sequence ATGAGTGCAAGTGATTTCGAGGAACGCGTCGTTACCGTTCCGCTGCGCGACGTCAAGAAGGGGGCCAACCACGAGGCCGCCGACTACGCGATGCGGCTGATTCGCGAACACCTCGCGAAACACTTCGCGGTCGACGAGGACGCCATCCGTCTCGACCCCTCGATCAACGAGGAAGTCTGGTCGAACGGTCGCTCCAACCCGCCGCGAAAGCTGCGCGTCCGCGCGGCCCGCTTCGACGAAGAGGGTGAGGCCGTCGTCGAGGCCGAGGTCGCCGACTAA
- a CDS encoding ASCH domain-containing protein, protein MTELDADDLLPSDRMRNHVLEGEVTQIHRGHRYAEEGDTFAIDDTTFEVTDVTERTLGDLTDEDARAEGMDDLEGYRRLLERAHDDFEWDDDSEVVRHRFEPR, encoded by the coding sequence ATGACCGAACTCGACGCCGACGACCTGCTGCCCAGCGACCGAATGCGCAATCACGTCCTCGAGGGCGAGGTCACCCAGATCCACCGCGGCCACCGGTACGCCGAGGAAGGCGACACGTTCGCCATCGACGACACGACCTTCGAGGTGACCGACGTGACCGAACGGACGCTCGGCGATCTGACCGACGAAGACGCCCGAGCCGAGGGGATGGACGACCTCGAGGGGTATCGGCGCCTGCTCGAGCGCGCCCACGACGACTTCGAGTGGGACGACGATAGCGAGGTCGTCCGCCACCGGTTCGAACCGCGATAG
- a CDS encoding translation initiation factor IF-6: MQRLAFAGSAYVGVFARATDSCVLVRPDVDDDVVADLTDELEVPAVQTTVGGSSTVGALATGNENGLLVSARVLEYEREALEEAVDVPVAELPGNINAAGNVVLANDYGAYVHPDLPRETVQIVRDTLEVPVERGDLAGVRTVGTAAVATNSGVLCHPKATDEELDVLEETLDVRADVGTVNYGAPLVGSGLIANESGYVVGEDTTGPELGRIEDALGYLD, from the coding sequence TTGCAACGCCTCGCCTTCGCCGGGTCGGCGTACGTCGGCGTCTTCGCCCGCGCGACCGACTCGTGCGTACTCGTTCGCCCGGACGTCGACGACGACGTCGTCGCCGATCTGACCGACGAACTCGAGGTGCCCGCGGTGCAGACGACCGTCGGCGGTTCCTCGACGGTCGGCGCGTTAGCCACGGGTAACGAGAACGGGCTGCTCGTCAGCGCCCGCGTCCTCGAGTACGAGCGCGAGGCGCTCGAGGAGGCGGTCGACGTGCCCGTCGCGGAGCTGCCGGGGAACATCAACGCCGCCGGAAACGTCGTGCTCGCCAACGACTACGGCGCGTACGTCCACCCCGACCTCCCGCGGGAGACGGTCCAGATCGTGAGGGACACCCTCGAGGTCCCCGTCGAACGCGGCGACCTCGCGGGCGTTCGCACGGTCGGAACCGCCGCGGTCGCGACGAACTCCGGGGTGCTCTGTCATCCCAAGGCGACCGACGAGGAACTGGACGTCCTAGAGGAGACGCTCGACGTCCGGGCTGACGTCGGCACCGTCAACTACGGCGCGCCGCTGGTCGGCTCGGGGCTGATCGCCAACGAGTCCGGCTACGTCGTCGGCGAGGACACCACCGGACCGGAACTGGGCCGGATCGAGGACGCGCTCGGCTATCTCGACTGA
- the ftsY gene encoding signal recognition particle-docking protein FtsY produces the protein MFDNLKEKLGSFRKDAEEAAEENVEEVDEDELEEAQAEEIEAESEPAADAAAAGEDDATTPDAPDTTGEPVDEPESELEAETAAPNETTAAGAEPEADEPEPASTPDAAETADAAETAGAASTDDPSAAEPEPEAEPEPETEAEPEPEPETEAEPEPEPETEAEPEPEADEEESSGLDLKGIIKRGSEPDEETDETEDEPAADVESADAAESELEAETADAAEADALEDDDEEVDADADADADEESSSTGFGTKARSLVKGKFVIEEEDLEGPLHELEMALLSSDVEMGVTEEILDNLRDELIGETRSFTTSTGDVIEEALRDAIYDVISVGQFDFDERIAAADKPVTIVFTGVNGVGKTTSIAKLSRYFEERGFSTVMANGDTYRAGANEQIEQHAEALGTKLITHEQGGDPAAVLYDGVEYAEANDIDIVLGDTAGRLHTNEGLMDQLEKIDRVVGPDMTLFVDEAVAGQDAVNRAREFNEAAEIDGAILTKADADSNGGAAISIAHVTGKPILFLGVGQGYDDIDPFDPDEMVDRLLEDDE, from the coding sequence ATGTTTGACAACCTGAAGGAGAAACTCGGGAGCTTCCGGAAAGACGCCGAAGAAGCCGCCGAAGAGAACGTCGAGGAGGTCGACGAGGACGAACTCGAGGAGGCGCAAGCCGAGGAGATCGAGGCCGAGTCCGAGCCGGCAGCCGACGCGGCCGCGGCCGGCGAGGACGACGCGACGACTCCGGACGCTCCTGATACCACCGGTGAACCGGTCGACGAGCCCGAGAGCGAACTCGAGGCCGAGACGGCGGCGCCGAACGAGACGACGGCGGCCGGCGCCGAACCGGAGGCCGACGAGCCGGAACCCGCGTCGACCCCCGACGCGGCTGAGACGGCCGACGCGGCCGAGACAGCCGGCGCGGCGTCGACGGACGATCCGTCGGCCGCGGAGCCGGAACCCGAGGCCGAGCCCGAACCCGAAACAGAGGCGGAGCCAGAGCCCGAACCCGAAACAGAGGCGGAGCCGGAGCCCGAACCCGAAACAGAGGCGGAGCCGGAGCCCGAAGCCGACGAGGAGGAGAGCTCCGGACTCGACCTCAAGGGAATCATCAAACGCGGCAGCGAGCCCGACGAGGAGACGGACGAGACCGAGGACGAACCGGCTGCCGACGTCGAGTCGGCCGACGCAGCCGAGAGCGAACTCGAGGCCGAGACGGCCGACGCGGCCGAGGCCGACGCGCTCGAGGACGACGATGAGGAGGTGGACGCGGACGCGGACGCGGACGCCGACGAGGAGTCCTCCTCGACCGGGTTCGGTACCAAGGCCCGCTCGCTCGTCAAGGGGAAGTTCGTCATCGAGGAGGAAGACCTCGAGGGCCCCCTGCACGAACTCGAGATGGCGTTGCTCTCGAGCGACGTGGAGATGGGCGTCACCGAGGAGATCCTCGACAACCTGCGAGACGAACTGATCGGGGAAACCCGCTCGTTCACGACCTCGACGGGCGACGTGATCGAGGAGGCGTTACGCGACGCGATCTACGACGTGATCAGCGTCGGTCAGTTCGACTTCGACGAGCGCATCGCCGCCGCGGACAAGCCGGTTACCATCGTCTTCACCGGCGTCAACGGCGTCGGGAAGACGACGTCGATCGCGAAGCTGAGCCGCTACTTCGAGGAGCGGGGCTTCTCGACGGTGATGGCGAACGGGGACACGTACCGCGCCGGGGCCAACGAGCAGATCGAGCAACACGCCGAGGCGCTCGGTACGAAGCTCATCACCCACGAACAGGGCGGCGATCCCGCCGCCGTGCTCTACGACGGCGTCGAGTACGCCGAGGCCAACGACATCGACATCGTGCTCGGCGACACCGCGGGTCGGCTCCACACCAACGAGGGGCTGATGGACCAACTCGAGAAGATCGATCGCGTCGTCGGCCCGGACATGACGCTGTTCGTCGACGAGGCCGTCGCCGGACAGGACGCCGTCAACCGCGCTCGCGAGTTCAACGAGGCCGCCGAGATCGACGGGGCGATCCTGACGAAAGCCGACGCCGACTCCAACGGCGGCGCGGCGATCTCGATCGCACACGTCACCGGGAAGCCGATCCTGTTCCTCGGCGTCGGTCAGGGGTACGACGACATCGACCCGTTCGACCCCGACGAGATGGTCGATCGCTTGCTCGAGGACGACGAATAG
- a CDS encoding tetratricopeptide repeat protein: MTDREGDREGDHRFSDGEGFDDAYEEFDLDPPELAVDPGKVDPIDSRVVTDTLDDQNIATDDVDAEELLDVGLNYMQINRYEQATDAFERTAQFTEDERLEQEAWVNKGVAHAELEEYDAAIGAHREAINIDDSSEHAATAETNLAYALWEFGETSQALDHAERAVEIDERFAEGWFNRAFFLSERGLAEEALHCIDNAIRLGLRNTKVLEEKAEILEELGEYDEAEEIAEEANEMRERAEQRVMEERTDAQSQGRGQGGSLGGPQSQPQRGQEPQGGFDIADPGQASDRDEEDWRLE; the protein is encoded by the coding sequence ATGACTGACCGAGAAGGCGATCGCGAGGGCGATCACCGATTCTCCGACGGCGAGGGATTCGACGACGCCTACGAGGAGTTCGATCTGGACCCGCCGGAGCTGGCCGTCGATCCGGGGAAGGTCGACCCCATCGACTCGCGGGTCGTCACCGACACGCTCGACGACCAGAACATCGCCACGGACGACGTCGACGCCGAGGAACTGCTCGACGTCGGCCTGAACTACATGCAGATCAACCGCTACGAGCAGGCCACCGACGCCTTCGAGCGAACCGCCCAGTTCACCGAGGACGAGCGCTTAGAGCAGGAGGCGTGGGTGAACAAGGGCGTCGCCCACGCCGAACTCGAGGAGTACGACGCGGCGATCGGCGCCCACCGCGAGGCCATCAACATCGACGACTCGAGCGAGCACGCGGCGACCGCCGAGACCAACCTCGCGTACGCGCTCTGGGAGTTCGGCGAGACCTCCCAGGCCCTCGACCACGCCGAGCGCGCCGTCGAGATCGACGAGCGGTTCGCCGAGGGCTGGTTCAACCGCGCCTTCTTCCTCTCGGAGCGCGGGCTGGCCGAGGAGGCCTTACACTGCATCGACAACGCCATTCGGCTGGGTCTGCGCAACACGAAGGTCCTCGAGGAGAAGGCCGAGATTCTGGAGGAACTCGGCGAGTACGACGAGGCCGAAGAGATCGCCGAGGAGGCAAACGAGATGCGCGAGCGCGCCGAACAGCGCGTCATGGAGGAACGCACGGACGCCCAGTCCCAGGGACGAGGCCAGGGCGGCTCCCTCGGCGGTCCGCAGTCCCAGCCCCAGCGCGGACAGGAGCCACAGGGCGGGTTCGACATCGCCGATCCCGGTCAGGCGTCCGACCGAGACGAGGAAGACTGGCGGCTCGAGTAA
- a CDS encoding DUF424 domain-containing protein, with translation MLVNERQTQEGLLVAVCDEDVLGETFESDDISLTVTEEFYGGESADERAVVDSLSRAAVANLVGTRAVELAIEEGFVDEANVLEVGSTLHAQLLRMQQF, from the coding sequence ATGCTCGTCAACGAACGACAGACCCAGGAGGGACTGCTCGTGGCGGTCTGCGACGAGGACGTCCTCGGCGAGACCTTCGAGAGCGACGACATCTCGCTGACCGTCACCGAGGAGTTCTACGGCGGCGAGAGCGCCGACGAGCGCGCCGTCGTCGACAGCCTCTCGCGGGCGGCCGTCGCCAACCTCGTCGGCACGCGCGCCGTCGAACTCGCCATCGAAGAGGGCTTCGTCGACGAGGCGAACGTCCTCGAGGTCGGGTCGACGCTGCACGCGCAGTTGCTGCGGATGCAGCAGTTCTGA
- a CDS encoding nitrite/sulfite reductase has protein sequence MNTTEQYKQNKHPLDVIDDVYDYADEELSFEEIEERAGGGEWERLKWAGMYAQKQEGYFMIRTKVPGGKLTPEQAEVIGEVTEDYAVAPEEYGGEEQNELWGDAYLDITTRQDIQKHWIRVEDVPEMWERYDEVGLTTVQGCGDSARNVLGCPAAGLDDHECFNAQPVIDAVSDYFTNNREYANLPRKFKITITGCAHDCAQSQINDVGLVPAKKEIDGEYLYGFHARVGGGLSDGPRMGSELDVFIRPENAVEFCRAVAQTFKELGDRNNRGVCRMRYLVEQMGPEKFEEAVRDRCTIDLPTGGENLTVGYQGDHVGVHEQKQDGLNYVGFNVIAGRMGGDEFAAAARAAKKYGTEDASVRLATDQNFLITHIPEENVDDLLAEPFAREYSPDPGPFSRGAVGCTGNEFCNYAIIETKKRTKRWARELDERIDVPDDIEAIRMHMSGCSASCAQPQIADIGFRGETVKVEDENSTNAEGDNIVEGMDFGLGGSLGADNEFLDWVENAVPAHAVIPALEQLFEAYSEGRDDGEKFYEWTRRVDNERLRKIMQGADAPVARGVAHGD, from the coding sequence ATGAATACGACGGAACAATACAAACAGAACAAGCACCCGCTCGACGTTATCGACGACGTCTACGATTACGCCGACGAGGAGCTCTCCTTCGAGGAAATCGAGGAGCGCGCCGGCGGCGGCGAATGGGAGCGTCTGAAGTGGGCCGGCATGTACGCCCAGAAGCAGGAGGGCTACTTCATGATCCGGACCAAGGTGCCGGGCGGCAAGCTCACGCCCGAGCAGGCCGAGGTCATCGGCGAGGTCACCGAGGATTACGCCGTCGCTCCCGAGGAGTACGGCGGCGAAGAGCAGAACGAACTCTGGGGCGACGCCTACCTCGACATCACGACCCGCCAGGACATCCAGAAACACTGGATCCGCGTCGAGGACGTTCCGGAGATGTGGGAACGGTACGACGAGGTCGGCCTGACGACGGTTCAGGGCTGCGGGGACTCCGCCCGGAACGTCCTCGGCTGCCCCGCCGCCGGTCTCGACGACCACGAGTGCTTCAACGCGCAACCGGTCATCGACGCCGTCTCCGACTACTTCACGAACAACCGCGAGTACGCGAACCTCCCGCGGAAGTTCAAGATCACGATCACCGGCTGCGCCCACGACTGCGCGCAGTCCCAGATCAACGACGTCGGTCTCGTCCCCGCGAAGAAGGAGATCGACGGCGAGTACCTCTACGGCTTCCACGCCCGCGTCGGCGGCGGTCTCTCCGACGGTCCGCGGATGGGCTCGGAGCTCGACGTCTTCATCCGACCCGAGAACGCCGTGGAGTTCTGCCGCGCCGTCGCCCAGACGTTCAAGGAACTCGGCGACCGCAACAACCGCGGCGTCTGCCGCATGCGGTACCTCGTCGAGCAGATGGGTCCCGAGAAGTTCGAGGAGGCCGTCCGCGACCGCTGTACGATCGACCTGCCCACCGGCGGCGAGAACCTGACCGTCGGCTACCAGGGCGACCACGTCGGCGTCCACGAGCAGAAGCAGGACGGGCTCAACTACGTCGGCTTCAACGTGATCGCCGGCCGCATGGGCGGCGACGAGTTCGCCGCGGCGGCCCGCGCCGCGAAGAAGTACGGGACCGAGGACGCCTCCGTGCGTCTGGCGACCGATCAGAACTTCCTGATCACCCACATCCCCGAGGAGAACGTCGACGATCTCCTCGCGGAGCCGTTCGCCCGGGAATACAGCCCCGATCCGGGGCCGTTCTCCCGCGGTGCGGTCGGCTGTACGGGCAACGAGTTCTGTAACTACGCCATCATCGAGACGAAAAAGCGAACCAAGCGCTGGGCCCGCGAGCTCGACGAGCGCATCGACGTCCCCGACGACATCGAGGCCATCCGGATGCACATGTCCGGCTGCTCGGCGTCCTGCGCCCAGCCCCAGATCGCCGACATCGGCTTCCGCGGCGAGACGGTCAAAGTCGAGGACGAGAACAGCACCAACGCCGAGGGCGACAACATCGTCGAAGGGATGGACTTCGGTCTCGGCGGCTCGCTCGGCGCCGACAACGAGTTCCTCGACTGGGTCGAGAACGCCGTGCCCGCCCACGCCGTGATCCCCGCCCTCGAACAGCTGTTCGAGGCCTACAGCGAGGGTCGCGACGACGGCGAGAAGTTCTACGAGTGGACCCGCCGCGTCGACAACGAGCGCCTTCGCAAGATCATGCAAGGGGCCGACGCGCCGGTCGCACGAGGTGTTGCCCATGGGGACTAA
- the thpR gene encoding RNA 2',3'-cyclic phosphodiesterase has protein sequence MRLFVSVDLPDDLAASVADLQAEFDDASGLNFTDPEQTHVTLKFLGDVDEDRLPALEGELEAAVADADVDPFTVRYGGLGVFPSLDYISVVWFGTETGGEELTRLHEAIEERTTAMGFEAESHDFTPHVTLARMEHAGGKDLVQELVRERDPTIGETTVEEVRLTESALTDSGPVYSTVESFPLE, from the coding sequence ATGCGACTGTTCGTTAGCGTCGACCTCCCCGACGACCTCGCGGCGTCGGTCGCCGACCTGCAAGCCGAGTTCGATGACGCCAGCGGGCTGAACTTCACGGATCCCGAGCAGACCCACGTCACGCTGAAGTTCCTCGGCGACGTGGACGAAGATCGACTGCCCGCCCTCGAGGGAGAGCTCGAGGCCGCGGTCGCGGACGCCGACGTCGACCCCTTCACGGTCCGCTACGGCGGCCTCGGCGTCTTCCCGAGCCTCGACTACATCAGCGTGGTCTGGTTCGGCACCGAAACGGGCGGCGAGGAACTCACGCGGCTCCACGAGGCGATCGAGGAGCGAACGACGGCGATGGGATTCGAGGCGGAGTCTCACGACTTCACGCCTCACGTCACGCTCGCGCGGATGGAACACGCCGGCGGCAAGGACCTGGTTCAGGAACTCGTCCGCGAGCGCGACCCGACGATCGGCGAGACGACGGTCGAGGAGGTGCGCCTGACCGAGAGCGCGCTCACCGATTCGGGGCCGGTGTACTCGACGGTCGAGTCGTTCCCCCTCGAGTAG
- a CDS encoding ABC transporter permease, producing the protein MSGHIGTVARKEFEDAGRSKLLWSLIGLLVGLVTIGYVAIWYTADDVTAAEVLSFVGTPLQVILPIAALIAGYMAVVGERRSGSIKLLLGLPPNRTDVVFGKLLGRTAVVTAAVALACLVSLVLGAVLFGSVPFVDWLGFAAVSALFGAAFAGLAVGTSAAVSTRGKSMAIVVGIYMILIALWELITAGPYYLIYGEGPPVEAETWYLVVEQFNPIFAYTNLISQIVEGSVFPFQFQYGLQSVEAYGMTPAERYPGDAPFYLQDEFGVVVLLCWLVVPVAVGYYRFNRTDL; encoded by the coding sequence ATGAGCGGGCACATCGGTACCGTCGCCCGCAAGGAGTTCGAGGACGCCGGGCGCTCGAAACTGCTCTGGTCGCTGATCGGACTGCTCGTCGGACTGGTCACCATTGGCTACGTCGCCATCTGGTACACGGCCGACGACGTCACTGCAGCGGAGGTGCTCAGCTTCGTCGGCACGCCCCTGCAGGTGATCCTCCCCATCGCGGCGCTGATCGCCGGCTACATGGCCGTCGTCGGGGAGCGACGCTCGGGGAGCATCAAGCTCCTCCTGGGCCTGCCGCCGAACCGGACCGACGTCGTCTTCGGGAAGCTACTCGGCCGGACGGCCGTCGTCACCGCCGCCGTCGCGCTCGCGTGTCTCGTCTCCCTGGTCCTCGGCGCGGTCCTGTTCGGCTCGGTTCCGTTCGTCGACTGGCTCGGCTTCGCCGCCGTCTCCGCGCTGTTCGGGGCGGCCTTCGCCGGACTGGCCGTCGGCACCTCCGCCGCCGTCTCCACGCGGGGCAAGTCGATGGCGATCGTCGTCGGGATCTACATGATTCTCATCGCGCTGTGGGAGCTCATCACGGCCGGTCCCTACTACCTCATCTACGGCGAGGGTCCTCCGGTCGAGGCCGAAACCTGGTACCTCGTCGTCGAGCAGTTCAACCCGATCTTCGCCTACACCAACCTGATCAGCCAGATCGTCGAGGGATCGGTGTTCCCGTTCCAGTTCCAGTACGGCCTCCAGTCGGTCGAAGCCTACGGCATGACGCCCGCCGAGCGCTATCCCGGCGACGCGCCGTTCTACCTGCAAGACGAGTTCGGCGTCGTCGTCCTGCTGTGCTGGCTGGTCGTCCCCGTCGCGGTCGGCTACTATCGGTTCAATCGGACGGATCTGTAG